From one Streptomyces sp. NBC_01478 genomic stretch:
- a CDS encoding MFS transporter: MKRGDGGGERPVWSRDFALFFVARAVARLGDTMLPVALAAGLLEHGYGAGAVGLAMASTAAAFAGLVVFGGVIADRFSTRKLMIGADLVRLGTQSLAAVVFFTGHVVLWEICAIGFVNGVAGAVFQPGVASTVPRLASDIQGANGAIRIAESAAQLAGPAVAGLLVGFTSPGGVFAAHAATYAVSALCLLLLRLPPLAPGSREPGHGTGAFKADLVEGWREFRSRTWLWGVIAVWCLYMIAVSGPTTPLVATQVVQQHGPRAYGLVNSALGAGTVVGGLLALRLRPRRMLRAGAIALFAFAGFPATVGAGLGVPAMAAGAAVAGVGMSFWGVMWATSVQTQVPPDVLNRIHAYDVAGSLAMLPVGQALAGPAAGALGADQVLLVAGAMSLVVPIALLLVPAIRDLIRADPVALGPSGRSGPSGAAIREPACPQES, encoded by the coding sequence GTGAAGCGGGGCGACGGCGGTGGCGAACGGCCCGTCTGGTCACGGGACTTCGCGCTGTTCTTCGTGGCACGCGCCGTCGCCCGGCTCGGCGACACCATGCTCCCCGTGGCCCTCGCCGCCGGCCTGTTGGAACACGGGTACGGCGCGGGTGCGGTCGGCCTCGCCATGGCCTCGACCGCCGCCGCCTTCGCGGGACTTGTCGTCTTCGGCGGTGTGATCGCCGACCGGTTCAGCACCCGGAAACTGATGATCGGCGCCGACCTGGTGCGCCTCGGCACCCAGTCCCTCGCCGCCGTGGTCTTCTTCACCGGCCATGTCGTGCTCTGGGAGATCTGCGCGATCGGCTTCGTCAACGGCGTCGCGGGCGCGGTGTTCCAGCCGGGCGTGGCGAGTACGGTCCCGAGACTCGCCTCCGACATCCAGGGCGCGAACGGCGCGATACGCATCGCCGAGTCCGCCGCCCAACTCGCGGGTCCGGCCGTGGCGGGCCTGCTCGTTGGATTCACCTCACCCGGCGGCGTGTTCGCGGCCCACGCCGCCACGTACGCGGTGAGCGCCCTCTGCCTCCTGCTGCTCCGGCTGCCCCCGCTCGCGCCGGGCAGCCGCGAGCCCGGGCACGGAACGGGCGCCTTCAAAGCCGATCTGGTCGAGGGCTGGCGGGAGTTCAGATCACGCACCTGGCTCTGGGGAGTCATCGCCGTCTGGTGCCTCTACATGATCGCCGTATCGGGCCCGACCACACCGCTCGTGGCGACCCAGGTGGTGCAACAGCACGGCCCGCGCGCCTACGGCCTGGTCAACTCAGCCCTCGGCGCGGGCACCGTCGTAGGCGGGCTGCTCGCCCTGCGGCTGCGCCCCCGCCGTATGCTCCGCGCCGGGGCGATCGCCCTCTTCGCCTTCGCAGGTTTCCCGGCGACCGTGGGAGCGGGGCTCGGTGTACCGGCCATGGCGGCCGGGGCCGCCGTCGCCGGGGTGGGGATGTCCTTTTGGGGTGTGATGTGGGCGACGAGCGTCCAGACACAGGTCCCACCGGACGTCCTCAACCGCATCCACGCGTACGACGTGGCGGGCTCCCTCGCGATGCTGCCCGTCGGCCAGGCCCTGGCGGGCCCCGCCGCCGGGGCCCTCGGCGCCGACCAGGTGCTCCTCGTCGCGGGCGCGATGAGCCTCGTGGTACCGATCGCGCTGCTCCTCGTGCCCGCCATACGCGACCTGATACGCGCCGACCCGGTCGCGCTCGGCCCGAGCGGCCGGAGCGGCCCGAGCGGCGCGGCGATACGCGAACCGGCGTGCCCGCAGGAGAGTTGA
- a CDS encoding transketolase family protein: protein MDTMRDRFAPVVSRLLDEDPRVAVVLAEIGTDGFTDARLRHPDRVINVGIREQLLVGAGAGLALTGMRPVLHTFASFLVERPFEQVKLDLGHQDVGAVLVSAAASFDWPAGGFTHMAPGDVALLDTLESWTVHVPGHPDEAETLLRHAVAAGDDKVYVRLSVQSNAQALPVDGARFSTVREGRSGVVVAVGPMLDAVLTATEGLDVTVLYATTVRPFDAAALRRATRTAGTDVVLVEPYLAGTSTTAANDALADVPHRVLGLGVGRAELRRYGTVEEHITAHGLDARTLRERIAGFVGSGPAVARG from the coding sequence ATGGACACCATGCGTGACCGGTTCGCCCCGGTCGTCTCCCGGCTGCTCGACGAGGACCCTCGGGTGGCCGTCGTCCTCGCCGAGATCGGCACGGACGGCTTCACCGACGCCCGGCTCCGGCACCCCGACCGGGTGATCAACGTCGGCATCCGCGAACAGCTCCTCGTCGGGGCGGGCGCGGGACTCGCCCTGACCGGGATGCGTCCGGTCCTGCACACCTTCGCGAGTTTCCTCGTCGAGCGGCCCTTCGAGCAGGTCAAGCTGGACCTCGGGCACCAGGACGTCGGCGCGGTGCTGGTGAGCGCCGCCGCCTCCTTCGACTGGCCCGCCGGCGGGTTCACGCACATGGCTCCGGGCGACGTGGCCCTCCTCGACACCCTGGAAAGCTGGACCGTGCACGTGCCGGGCCACCCGGACGAGGCCGAGACCCTGCTGCGGCACGCGGTCGCCGCGGGCGACGACAAGGTGTACGTACGGCTGTCCGTCCAGTCCAACGCGCAGGCACTCCCGGTCGACGGCGCACGCTTCAGCACCGTCCGCGAGGGCCGCTCCGGTGTGGTCGTCGCCGTCGGACCGATGCTCGACGCCGTCCTCACCGCGACCGAGGGCCTCGACGTCACCGTCCTGTACGCCACGACCGTACGGCCCTTCGACGCGGCCGCGTTGCGCCGGGCCACGCGCACGGCCGGGACGGACGTCGTCCTCGTCGAGCCCTACCTGGCCGGCACCTCGACGACCGCCGCGAACGACGCCCTCGCCGACGTGCCCCACCGCGTGCTCGGCCTGGGCGTGGGCCGCGCCGAACTCCGGCGCTACGGCACCGTCGAGGAACACATCACCGCACACGGGCTCGACGCCCGGACGCTGCGCGAACGGATCGCGGGCTTCGTCGGAAGCGGGCCGGCGGTAGCGAGGGGCTAA
- a CDS encoding transketolase translates to MTATTTEHGRPCTYGDLPRLMGLMTGDEKHGPAATSTLDALWVLYDRVLRVGPERMDDPGRDRFLLSKGHGPMAYYAVLAAKGFVPVEWLPDFGSYDSPLGHHPDRVLVPGAEIGSGSLGHGLPIAVGTALGLRAQGRTGPRIWVLVGDAELDEGSNHEAIAFVGPAGLDRLHTVVIDNSSASHARPGGIAARFEAAGWSAVTVDGRDHEALYAAFTAPHPGRPHVVVARVEPKSA, encoded by the coding sequence ATGACAGCGACAACCACGGAACACGGCCGCCCCTGCACATACGGCGACCTGCCCCGCCTCATGGGGCTGATGACCGGCGACGAGAAACACGGACCGGCGGCGACCTCGACGCTCGACGCGCTGTGGGTCCTCTACGACCGGGTGCTACGGGTCGGTCCGGAGCGGATGGACGACCCCGGGCGGGACCGGTTCCTGCTCTCCAAGGGGCACGGACCGATGGCCTACTACGCCGTGCTGGCCGCCAAGGGATTCGTCCCGGTGGAGTGGCTCCCGGACTTCGGTTCCTACGACTCGCCGCTCGGGCACCACCCCGACCGGGTACTGGTGCCGGGCGCCGAGATCGGCAGCGGGTCGCTGGGGCACGGGCTGCCGATCGCCGTCGGAACGGCACTGGGGCTGCGCGCCCAGGGGCGCACCGGACCGCGGATCTGGGTCCTGGTCGGCGACGCCGAACTGGACGAGGGCAGCAACCACGAGGCCATCGCCTTCGTCGGGCCCGCCGGACTGGACCGGCTGCACACCGTCGTCATCGACAACTCCTCCGCGAGCCATGCCCGGCCGGGCGGTATCGCCGCGCGCTTCGAGGCCGCGGGCTGGTCGGCGGTGACGGTGGACGGCCGCGACCACGAGGCGCTGTACGCCGCCTTCACCGCGCCGCACCCCGGCCGACCGCATGTGGTCGTGGCCCGGGTGGAGCCCAAGTCCGCCTGA
- a CDS encoding tyrosine-type recombinase/integrase — MDTESVHFHGKGSKDRRVRFGPRTARAVSRYLRARAKHKAADLPDLWLAERGIRPLAPNGIKIMLKRRGLEAGLVKLHAHRWRHTFAHEWKRAGGDTGDLMLLLGWTSQELPRCYGASAAAERAQETHQRIGVGDHV, encoded by the coding sequence ATGGACACCGAGTCGGTGCACTTCCACGGCAAGGGCAGCAAGGACCGGCGCGTGCGCTTCGGGCCGAGGACCGCGCGGGCCGTCAGCCGCTATCTGCGGGCCCGCGCCAAGCACAAGGCGGCTGACCTGCCGGATCTGTGGCTGGCCGAACGGGGGATCCGGCCGCTCGCCCCCAACGGCATCAAGATTATGCTCAAGCGGCGGGGCCTTGAGGCCGGACTGGTCAAGCTGCACGCGCATCGGTGGCGGCATACCTTCGCCCATGAGTGGAAGCGTGCCGGCGGCGACACCGGCGACCTGATGCTGCTGCTCGGGTGGACGTCGCAGGAGTTGCCCCGCTGCTACGGCGCCAGCGCCGCTGCCGAACGCGCCCAGGAAACCCACCAGCGGATCGGGGTCGGTGATCATGTCTGA
- the larE gene encoding ATP-dependent sacrificial sulfur transferase LarE, protein MTVTDEGAAALAPADALADRLLERMRVIGAVAVAYSGGADSALVLAAAVRAVGPERVLAVTAVSESLAAGELPHAHRLATDLGVTHLTPRTSELTRPGYRANGPDRCYFCKSEVLDTITVLAHDHGYELVATGTNADDARDPHRPGIRAGRERGIHTPLLDTGLTKADVRLLSRHWSLPTWNKPATPCLASRIRYGIEVTPHRLARVDRAETAVRALLADAGLTVTDLRVRDLGDTARLEVDASLVDRISALPGLAGALADAGFAELPHRVEPFRSGRLNSETSVSPQPNEALPAANSPEPAANLPSTTGAQDSDQRAGSRGADMQSLTERFGRNRTQVGLSMPDIFSPSPIKKIIGAVHPGAGMDGWHTAQPSSGSA, encoded by the coding sequence ATGACCGTCACAGACGAAGGAGCGGCCGCACTCGCACCCGCCGACGCCCTCGCCGACCGGCTTCTGGAACGCATGCGCGTCATCGGCGCCGTCGCCGTGGCCTATTCGGGCGGCGCGGACTCCGCCCTCGTGCTCGCCGCCGCCGTACGTGCCGTCGGCCCGGAGCGGGTTCTCGCCGTCACCGCCGTGTCGGAGAGCCTGGCCGCCGGAGAACTGCCGCACGCCCACCGCCTGGCCACGGACCTCGGCGTCACTCATCTCACCCCGCGCACCAGCGAACTGACCCGTCCCGGCTATCGCGCCAACGGCCCCGACCGCTGCTACTTCTGCAAGTCCGAGGTCCTGGACACCATCACCGTGCTCGCCCACGACCACGGATACGAGCTGGTGGCCACCGGAACCAACGCGGACGATGCCAGGGACCCCCACCGCCCGGGCATCAGGGCCGGCCGGGAACGCGGCATCCACACCCCGCTCCTCGACACCGGCCTCACCAAGGCGGACGTGCGCCTGCTGAGCAGGCACTGGTCACTGCCGACCTGGAACAAACCCGCGACGCCCTGTCTGGCCAGCCGGATCCGTTACGGCATCGAGGTCACCCCGCACCGCCTGGCCCGCGTCGACCGGGCCGAGACCGCGGTGCGCGCGCTCCTGGCCGACGCCGGGCTGACAGTGACCGACCTCCGGGTCCGCGACCTGGGTGACACCGCCCGCCTGGAAGTGGACGCCTCGCTCGTCGACCGGATCTCCGCGCTCCCCGGGCTCGCCGGGGCGCTGGCGGACGCGGGCTTCGCCGAACTGCCCCACCGGGTGGAGCCCTTCCGATCGGGACGGCTCAACTCCGAGACGTCAGTCAGCCCACAACCTAACGAAGCACTACCAGCGGCGAACAGCCCGGAACCCGCTGCCAACCTCCCCAGCACTACTGGTGCGCAAGACAGCGACCAGCGAGCGGGATCGCGCGGCGCCGATATGCAGTCGCTTACGGAGCGTTTCGGCAGAAATCGAACGCAAGTGGGCCTGTCAATGCCGGACATCTTCAGCCCGAGCCCGATCAAGAAGATCATCGGTGCCGTCCACCCCGGTGCCGGGATGGACGGCTGGCACACTGCGCAGCCGTCCTCCGGAAGTGCTTGA
- the larC gene encoding nickel pincer cofactor biosynthesis protein LarC, with protein MIVWINPFTGLAGDMLLAALIDAGAPLDAIRASIAATGLTGWELTAERVTDHGLAATRVHVDVTDPCTERQAAEVIHLASRATPEPVAALAVSTVTAVAEVEGRLHGADPATVHLHELGGHDTLVDIVGVAAALHALGVTDVFSAPLPLGRGRVTSAHGVLPCPAPATLALLAGAAVVGSDLPGETVTPTGAALLRALGTRYEPPPPMTLGRTGYGAGTRRLPDRANVTAVTLGVPAPAASSQDPPAEDVVVLETNLDDVTGEILGHTITRAMESGALDAWVTPAVMKKSRPAHVLHVLTTREDERRLRDLVLSETGSLGIRRVDATRTALPRHFETVHVEGHPVRIKHGPHGAKPEHDDLASVAAALGVPLRTVAARALAGSDRTAAPQHTDLLAGGQP; from the coding sequence GTGATCGTCTGGATCAACCCGTTCACCGGGCTGGCCGGAGACATGCTCCTGGCCGCCCTCATCGACGCCGGAGCACCGCTGGACGCGATCCGGGCCTCGATCGCCGCCACGGGTCTCACCGGTTGGGAACTGACGGCCGAGCGCGTCACCGACCACGGGCTGGCCGCCACCCGGGTCCACGTGGACGTCACCGACCCGTGCACCGAGCGGCAGGCCGCCGAAGTCATCCACCTCGCCTCGCGGGCCACCCCCGAACCTGTCGCCGCCCTCGCGGTCTCCACCGTGACCGCCGTCGCCGAGGTGGAGGGCCGCCTGCACGGCGCCGACCCCGCCACCGTCCACCTGCACGAACTCGGCGGCCACGACACCCTGGTCGACATCGTCGGCGTCGCGGCCGCCCTGCACGCCCTGGGCGTCACCGATGTCTTCAGCGCACCGCTCCCGCTGGGCAGGGGGCGGGTGACCTCGGCGCACGGAGTACTGCCCTGCCCGGCACCCGCCACGCTGGCGCTGCTCGCCGGAGCGGCCGTCGTGGGAAGCGATCTGCCCGGCGAAACGGTGACGCCCACCGGCGCCGCACTGCTGCGCGCGCTCGGGACGCGGTACGAACCGCCGCCACCCATGACCCTGGGCCGCACCGGGTACGGAGCGGGCACCCGCCGCCTGCCGGACCGGGCCAACGTCACGGCGGTGACCTTGGGAGTCCCCGCCCCGGCAGCTTCGAGTCAGGACCCTCCGGCGGAGGATGTCGTCGTTCTGGAGACCAACCTCGACGACGTCACCGGCGAGATCCTCGGACACACCATCACCCGGGCGATGGAGTCCGGTGCTCTCGACGCCTGGGTGACGCCCGCCGTGATGAAGAAGAGCCGCCCCGCGCACGTGCTGCACGTCCTGACCACCCGCGAGGACGAGCGTCGGCTGCGCGACCTCGTCCTGTCGGAGACCGGCAGTCTCGGCATCCGCCGCGTCGACGCCACCCGCACCGCGCTGCCGCGACACTTCGAGACCGTGCACGTGGAGGGCCACCCGGTTCGGATCAAGCACGGTCCGCACGGTGCCAAACCCGAACACGACGACCTCGCCTCCGTCGCCGCAGCCCTGGGCGTACCCCTCCGAACCGTCGCGGCACGCGCACTCGCGGGGAGCGACCGCACCGCCGCCCCTCAGCACACCGACCTTCTCGCAGGAGGACAACCATGA
- the larB gene encoding nickel pincer cofactor biosynthesis protein LarB: MSGVLDLGYARLDLAREARQGLPEVVYGPGKTVEQISGIVTGLLEHNTGPVLVTRIEAGTAEAVMARLDPGAHDEEARGPGPYDGQRHDPGTYDGQPHGPGTYDAEARLLYWRPSPAGDFCVTVVAAGTSDRPVAAEAAAVAAAVGLDTTAIHDVGVAGLDRILQVRDRLQAADALIVVAGMEGALASVVGGLVRAPVVAVPVSTGYGASLEGVTALLAMHASCAAGVTVVNIDSGFSAAMAVHRIAQSCVNTPGGRR; encoded by the coding sequence ATGAGCGGGGTACTGGACCTGGGCTACGCCCGACTGGACCTCGCCCGCGAGGCCCGGCAGGGACTCCCCGAGGTCGTCTACGGGCCCGGCAAGACGGTCGAGCAGATCAGCGGCATCGTCACCGGGCTGCTGGAACACAACACCGGTCCTGTCCTCGTCACCCGGATCGAGGCGGGGACCGCCGAGGCCGTCATGGCACGGCTGGATCCGGGCGCGCACGACGAGGAGGCGCGCGGCCCGGGGCCGTACGACGGTCAGCGACACGACCCGGGAACGTACGACGGTCAGCCGCACGGCCCGGGAACGTACGACGCCGAGGCCCGGCTGCTGTACTGGCGGCCGTCTCCGGCCGGGGACTTCTGCGTGACGGTGGTGGCGGCCGGCACCTCGGACCGGCCCGTCGCCGCCGAAGCCGCCGCCGTGGCCGCCGCCGTCGGCCTGGACACCACCGCCATCCACGACGTGGGGGTGGCCGGCCTCGACCGGATCCTCCAGGTGCGTGACCGGCTCCAGGCCGCCGACGCGTTGATCGTCGTGGCCGGGATGGAGGGCGCCCTCGCCAGTGTCGTGGGCGGCCTGGTGCGCGCACCGGTCGTCGCCGTGCCGGTCTCCACCGGGTACGGCGCGTCCCTGGAGGGCGTCACCGCACTGCTCGCCATGCACGCCTCGTGTGCCGCCGGGGTGACCGTGGTCAACATCGACTCCGGCTTCTCGGCCGCGATGGCGGTTCACCGCATCGCCCAGAGCTGTGTGAACACACCCGGAGGCCGCCGGTGA
- the larA gene encoding nickel-dependent lactate racemase: MKIRLAYGQSGLDIEVDPRTATVVEPVHHEAAADQVAVLREALRTPVAGPPLRERVRPGQTVAISACDGTRPQPRRLMIPAVLAELEGIVRLEDVVILVATGTHRGNDEAELREMFGDEVVDTVRIVNHDARDPGQLTWMGTYGNGVPVWLNRAWAEADVRITTGFVEPHFFAGFSGGPKLVAPGLAALETVLVLHDAARIGDPRATWGNTHGNPVHDDVRAIAEATGVTFSLDVVLNRDKDIVAAFGGDLAPMHAAATATAKRMAMRPVEAPFDVVVTTNSGFPLDQNLYQAVKGMSAAYQVVKPGGMIVCAAECRDGFPDHGSYREVLASAPSPQALFDDISARTETVPDQWQVQIQARIQSGSRVVMHTGFLSDAELETAHLRQTRDISATVAEALAAAGPGARLCVLPEGPQTIPYVDRSGA, encoded by the coding sequence GTGAAGATACGTCTGGCCTACGGGCAGTCGGGGCTCGACATCGAGGTGGATCCGCGGACGGCGACCGTCGTCGAACCCGTTCACCACGAGGCCGCCGCGGACCAAGTGGCCGTACTGCGCGAGGCGTTGCGCACCCCCGTCGCCGGGCCCCCGCTGCGCGAACGGGTGCGACCGGGGCAGACGGTGGCGATCTCGGCCTGTGACGGCACCCGCCCCCAGCCGCGCCGTCTGATGATCCCCGCCGTCCTCGCCGAACTCGAAGGGATCGTCCGCCTGGAGGACGTGGTGATCCTCGTCGCCACCGGCACCCACCGGGGCAACGACGAGGCGGAACTGCGCGAGATGTTCGGCGACGAGGTCGTGGACACCGTACGCATCGTCAACCACGACGCCCGCGACCCCGGACAACTGACCTGGATGGGGACGTACGGCAACGGCGTCCCGGTCTGGCTGAACCGTGCGTGGGCCGAGGCGGACGTCCGCATCACCACGGGCTTCGTCGAACCGCACTTCTTCGCCGGCTTCTCGGGCGGTCCGAAACTCGTGGCCCCCGGCCTGGCCGCGCTGGAGACGGTCCTCGTCCTGCACGACGCGGCCCGCATCGGCGACCCGCGCGCCACCTGGGGCAACACCCACGGCAACCCCGTCCATGACGACGTACGGGCCATCGCCGAGGCGACCGGAGTCACCTTCTCGCTGGACGTGGTGCTGAACCGGGACAAGGACATCGTGGCCGCCTTCGGAGGCGATCTGGCGCCGATGCACGCCGCGGCCACGGCCACGGCGAAGCGGATGGCGATGCGGCCGGTCGAGGCGCCGTTCGACGTCGTCGTCACCACCAACTCCGGCTTTCCGCTGGACCAGAACCTCTACCAGGCGGTCAAGGGCATGTCCGCCGCCTACCAGGTGGTCAAACCCGGCGGCATGATCGTCTGCGCGGCCGAGTGCCGCGACGGCTTCCCCGACCACGGCTCCTACCGGGAGGTGCTGGCCTCCGCTCCGTCCCCTCAGGCGCTGTTCGACGACATCAGCGCCCGCACCGAAACCGTGCCCGACCAGTGGCAGGTGCAGATACAGGCACGTATCCAGTCCGGCAGCCGGGTCGTCATGCACACCGGTTTCCTGAGCGACGCCGAACTGGAGACCGCCCACCTCCGACAGACCCGCGACATCTCGGCCACCGTCGCCGAGGCGCTGGCCGCAGCGGGTCCCGGCGCCCGTCTCTGCGTCCTGCCCGAAGGGCCGCAGACCATCCCGTACGTCGACAGGAGCGGAGCATGA
- a CDS encoding amidohydrolase family protein, with protein sequence MTRIDAHHHVWRPRPAIPVAETAPRAPRTASGPSRRAHDWLDAPDMVAVRRDFTLDDLAPEAAAAGIDRTILVQVLPDADETAEFLSLAGAADLVAGVVGWADLTSDRLTDTLAALRTGTGGELLVGIRHLVQGEADPGWLNRADVRRGLGRVADAGLAYDLLTLPHQLPAAIATVRALPELTFVLDHLSKPPIASGELRPWAALIRELAAEPNVFCKLSGMVTEADRTGWTVADLRPYADVVLDAFGPSRVMFGSDWPVCLPAASYEEVVRAAEEVTERLTAAERAEVFGGTAARAYRLRKEEL encoded by the coding sequence ATGACACGGATCGACGCACACCACCACGTCTGGCGGCCCCGGCCCGCGATACCTGTGGCAGAGACGGCTCCGAGAGCACCCAGGACCGCTTCCGGTCCGAGCCGTCGCGCGCACGACTGGCTGGACGCCCCCGACATGGTGGCCGTACGCCGTGACTTCACCCTCGACGACCTCGCGCCGGAGGCCGCGGCGGCGGGCATCGACCGGACGATCCTGGTCCAGGTCCTCCCCGATGCCGACGAGACGGCGGAGTTCCTGTCCCTGGCGGGGGCAGCGGACCTGGTCGCCGGTGTCGTCGGCTGGGCGGACCTCACCTCGGACCGCCTGACGGACACACTGGCCGCGCTGCGGACGGGCACTGGAGGTGAACTCCTGGTGGGGATCCGGCACTTGGTGCAGGGGGAGGCGGACCCGGGCTGGCTGAACCGGGCGGACGTCCGGCGCGGACTGGGCAGGGTGGCGGACGCGGGTCTCGCCTACGACCTGCTCACTCTCCCGCACCAACTCCCCGCCGCCATCGCCACCGTACGGGCGCTGCCCGAGCTGACCTTCGTCCTCGACCACCTGTCCAAGCCGCCCATCGCCTCCGGCGAACTGCGGCCGTGGGCCGCGCTGATCCGTGAACTGGCCGCCGAACCCAACGTGTTCTGCAAGCTGTCCGGCATGGTCACCGAGGCGGACCGCACCGGCTGGACCGTCGCGGATCTGCGTCCGTACGCCGATGTGGTGCTGGACGCCTTCGGCCCGTCCCGGGTGATGTTCGGCTCCGACTGGCCGGTGTGCCTGCCGGCCGCCTCCTACGAGGAGGTCGTCCGCGCGGCCGAGGAAGTGACCGAACGGCTGACCGCCGCCGAACGTGCCGAGGTCTTCGGCGGCACGGCGGCCCGCGCCTACCGACTGCGGAAGGAAGAGCTGTGA
- a CDS encoding aldo/keto reductase, with translation MTSASPPWFTERVPLGRSGATVSRIGLGTAPLAGLFSAVGDEQATATLDAAWAAGVRYFDTAPHYGAGLAERRLGSFLADTGRPRAEFTVSTKVGRLLVPGDAALGDEAFHGERGLVRVRDYSAEGVYRSLAESLERSGLEAFDTVLIHDPDDHWEDAVTGAYPALARLRDQGAVRAIGAGMNQTAMLTRFVTETDLDCVLVAGRYSLLDRSAAAVLLPLCTEREVGVLVGGVFNSGILADPSPGATYDYAPAPDEVLRRARSLAERCAAHGVPLAAAALQFPLRHPAVTGVVLGARSPLEVTENLAHATAEIPAELWAELDALAGARP, from the coding sequence ATGACCTCCGCGAGCCCGCCCTGGTTCACCGAGCGCGTCCCGCTGGGCCGCTCCGGGGCCACCGTCAGCCGTATCGGCCTGGGCACCGCACCGCTGGCCGGGCTGTTCTCGGCGGTCGGCGACGAGCAGGCCACCGCCACGCTCGACGCCGCCTGGGCGGCCGGTGTCCGGTACTTCGACACCGCCCCGCACTACGGCGCCGGGCTCGCGGAACGGCGGCTGGGATCCTTCCTCGCCGACACCGGCCGCCCGCGCGCCGAGTTCACCGTGTCCACAAAGGTGGGACGGCTGCTCGTGCCGGGCGACGCCGCCCTCGGGGACGAGGCGTTCCACGGCGAACGGGGGCTGGTCCGGGTGCGCGACTACAGCGCCGAGGGCGTCTACCGTTCGCTCGCCGAGAGCCTTGAGCGGTCCGGTCTCGAAGCCTTCGACACAGTGCTGATCCACGACCCGGACGACCACTGGGAGGACGCGGTCACGGGGGCGTACCCGGCACTGGCCCGGCTGCGCGACCAGGGAGCGGTGCGGGCGATCGGCGCGGGCATGAACCAGACGGCGATGCTCACCCGCTTCGTCACCGAGACCGACCTCGACTGCGTACTCGTCGCCGGCCGCTACTCCCTGCTGGACCGCAGCGCGGCCGCCGTGCTCCTGCCGCTGTGCACCGAGCGCGAGGTCGGCGTCCTGGTCGGCGGCGTCTTCAACAGCGGCATCCTCGCCGACCCGTCCCCGGGCGCCACCTACGACTACGCCCCGGCCCCCGACGAAGTGCTGCGCCGTGCCCGGTCCCTGGCCGAGCGGTGCGCGGCCCACGGGGTGCCGCTGGCCGCCGCCGCACTGCAGTTCCCGCTGCGCCACCCGGCGGTCACCGGTGTGGTCCTCGGCGCGCGCAGTCCACTGGAGGTCACGGAGAACCTCGCGCACGCCACGGCGGAGATCCCCGCGGAGTTGTGGGCGGAACTCGACGCCCTGGCGGGGGCCCGGCCATGA
- a CDS encoding fumarylacetoacetate hydrolase family protein: MRFLRVGPAGSERPVVLDSDGTARDLSPLTVDIDGAFLAEGGVERVRAALSENVLPHTDIAGLRVGAPVARPGKVVCIGLNYVDHAAETATPPPAEPVVFMKAANTVVGPDDTVLVPRTSEKTDYEIELAVVIGRTARYLDSPEAADGVVAGYAIADDVTERAFQHERGGQWDKGKSCETFNPLGPWLVTPDETGDPQGLAMRLWVNGELRQDGHTKNMIFGVRHVVWYLSQFMVLNPGDVISTGTPAGVAFGANDFPYLVAGDVVEVEIDRLGRQRHVLGQA, from the coding sequence ATGAGATTTCTGCGCGTGGGCCCGGCGGGCTCCGAGCGGCCCGTGGTCCTTGACTCCGACGGCACCGCGAGAGATCTGAGTCCGCTGACCGTCGACATCGACGGTGCGTTCCTGGCCGAGGGCGGCGTGGAACGCGTCCGTGCCGCCCTGTCCGAGAACGTGCTGCCGCACACGGACATCGCCGGCCTGCGGGTCGGCGCCCCGGTCGCGCGCCCCGGCAAGGTGGTGTGCATCGGGCTCAACTACGTCGATCACGCTGCGGAGACGGCGACACCGCCCCCTGCCGAACCGGTCGTCTTCATGAAGGCCGCCAACACGGTCGTCGGCCCCGACGACACCGTGCTCGTACCGCGCACCAGCGAGAAGACGGACTACGAGATCGAACTCGCCGTGGTCATCGGCCGCACCGCGCGCTACCTGGACTCCCCAGAGGCGGCCGACGGCGTCGTCGCGGGCTACGCGATCGCCGACGACGTCACCGAGCGGGCCTTCCAGCACGAGCGGGGCGGGCAGTGGGACAAGGGCAAGTCCTGCGAGACCTTCAACCCGCTCGGCCCCTGGCTGGTCACCCCCGACGAGACCGGCGACCCGCAGGGACTGGCCATGCGGCTGTGGGTCAACGGCGAACTGCGCCAGGACGGCCACACCAAGAACATGATCTTCGGGGTGCGCCACGTCGTCTGGTACCTGAGCCAGTTCATGGTGCTGAACCCCGGAGACGTGATCAGCACCGGTACCCCGGCCGGCGTGGCCTTCGGCGCCAACGACTTCCCCTATCTGGTCGCCGGTGACGTGGTCGAGGTGGAGATCGACCGGCTCGGCCGCCAGCGGCACGTCCTCGGACAGGCCTGA